The following are encoded in a window of Sphaerisporangium siamense genomic DNA:
- a CDS encoding TetR/AcrR family transcriptional regulator C-terminal domain-containing protein, which produces MPAKRPPVPLSRERIIEAALHIADGQGLRRLTMRRLGDALQVEAMAIYHHLPRGKEALMDALAEHVTTVAVEPSGAASWQEVARAWARAARTALLDHPGVLALALTKPPRGTALTAIREQTQQLAEAGLDDAPRAVRTLRAFVMGSVAVEIQRSGWAAGPADDDEDALPHPGPGSGTAALAGREGAEPAEEAVDAFERGLEAVLRGLAPA; this is translated from the coding sequence ATGCCGGCGAAACGACCTCCCGTTCCCCTGTCCCGCGAGCGCATCATCGAGGCGGCGCTCCACATCGCCGACGGCCAGGGCCTGCGGCGGCTGACCATGCGGCGTCTCGGCGACGCGCTGCAGGTGGAGGCGATGGCCATCTACCACCACCTGCCGCGCGGCAAGGAGGCGCTGATGGACGCGCTGGCCGAGCACGTCACCACCGTCGCGGTCGAGCCGTCCGGCGCGGCGAGCTGGCAGGAGGTGGCCCGCGCGTGGGCCCGCGCCGCCAGGACGGCCCTGCTCGACCACCCCGGCGTGCTGGCCCTGGCACTGACCAAGCCTCCCCGGGGCACCGCGCTGACGGCGATCCGCGAGCAGACCCAGCAGCTCGCCGAGGCGGGCCTGGACGACGCGCCGCGCGCCGTGCGCACCCTGCGGGCCTTCGTGATGGGCAGCGTGGCGGTGGAGATCCAGCGCTCCGGCTGGGCCGCGGGCCCCGCGGACGACGACGAGGACGCCCTCCCCCACCCCGGCCCGGGTTCCGGGACGGCGGCCCTCGCGGGGCGGGAGGGCGCCGAACCGGCCGAGGAGGCCGTGGACGCCTTCGAGCGGGGCCTGGAGGCCGTGCTCAGGGGGCTCGCCCCGGCGTAA
- a CDS encoding DUF5999 family protein produces the protein MCPHEPSCPSTTAPDREAARTIAAHPEQGWSLLCNGIVLFEDTGELLPDGAIIAPHRPTDLAISAA, from the coding sequence ATGTGCCCGCATGAGCCGTCCTGTCCGAGCACCACCGCGCCGGACCGCGAAGCCGCCCGCACGATCGCGGCACACCCTGAGCAGGGGTGGAGCCTGTTGTGCAACGGCATCGTGCTTTTCGAGGACACCGGGGAGCTCCTGCCCGACGGCGCGATCATCGCCCCGCACCGCCCCACCGACCTCGCGATCAGCGCGGCCTGA
- a CDS encoding alpha/beta hydrolase family protein, giving the protein MRIVTPSGPAIVEVDEAPGSRFLFVLTHGSAGGVESPDLLAVRDAVTGVGGTVARVLQPFRVAGARAPGSAVRQDEAWTALVAELRRRYPGLALVQGGRSNGARVACRTARAAGAEAVVALAFPLRPPGRPDRSRAGELREAGVEVLVVNGDRDPFGVPDAADAAKLVVLPGEAHEFKKNPARVGEVVAEWLGPRYA; this is encoded by the coding sequence ATGCGCATCGTGACGCCGAGCGGCCCGGCGATCGTGGAGGTCGACGAGGCCCCCGGTTCGCGGTTCCTGTTCGTGCTCACCCACGGGTCCGCCGGGGGCGTGGAGTCGCCCGACCTGCTGGCGGTGCGCGACGCCGTCACCGGCGTCGGCGGAACGGTGGCGCGGGTGCTGCAGCCGTTCCGGGTGGCCGGGGCCCGGGCCCCAGGGTCGGCCGTCCGCCAGGACGAGGCGTGGACGGCTCTGGTGGCCGAGCTGCGGCGCCGGTATCCCGGGCTGGCCCTCGTGCAGGGAGGGCGGAGCAACGGGGCACGGGTGGCCTGCAGGACCGCGCGCGCCGCCGGGGCGGAGGCCGTGGTGGCGCTGGCCTTCCCGCTGCGCCCGCCGGGCAGGCCCGACCGCTCACGGGCCGGTGAACTGCGCGAGGCGGGCGTGGAGGTGCTCGTGGTGAACGGCGACCGCGATCCCTTCGGCGTGCCCGACGCCGCGGACGCCGCCAAGCTGGTCGTGCTGCCGGGTGAGGCGCACGAGTTCAAGAAAAACCCCGCCCGGGTGGGCGAGGTGGTCGCGGAGTGGCTCGGCCCCCGTTACGCGTGA
- the gcvP gene encoding aminomethyl-transferring glycine dehydrogenase, with translation MTDRSPLRDLSAPPFATRHIGPSDDEQARMLQAVGYASVADLVAVAVPGMIRAEGPLHLPLAASETEAIAELRALAARNRVLTTMIGLGYHDTITPAVIRRNLLENPGWYTAYTPYQPEISQGRLEALLNFQTVIADLTGLDVAGASLLDEATAAAEAMTLARRAGRAKSPVFVVDADALPQTKAVLATRAEPLGIELAEADLSEGLPEGELFGVLVQYPGASGRLKDFRALAAEAHARGALVVAAADLLALTLVESPGLLGADIAVGSSQRFGVPLGFGGPHAAYMSVREGLQRQMPGRLVGVSQDADGRPAYRLALQTREQHIRREKATSNICTAQVLLAVIAGMYAVYHGPEGLRRIAQRVHRHAAVLAAGLRGAGVEVVHEAFFDTVLARVPGRAGEVVAAARARGINLRQMDADHVGVACDETTTGGHLAAVWEAFGLEGVVLEDVDTAASDALPAELLRSTEYLAHPVFRAHRSETALLRYLRRLQDKDIALDRSMIPLGSCTMKLNATTEMEPITWPELAGLHPYAPADQTEGYLALIGDLERWLAEVTGYDAVSLQPNAGSQGEFAGLLAIRAYHRDNGDLERDVCLIPSSAHGTNAASAVMAGMRVVVVACDDQGNVDLADLDAKIGKHRDRLAAIMVTYPSTHGVYEETITAICARVHEAGGQVYVDGANLNALVGLAKPGEFGADVSHLNLHKTFCIPHGGGGPGVGPVAVRAHLAAYLPGHPLRDGGPVGPVSAAPYGSAGILPISWAYVRMMGGEGLTAATEQAILSANYLARRLAPHYPVLYTGREGLVAHECIVDLRQITKETGVTVDDVAKRLIDYGFHAPTMSFPVAGTLMIEPTESEDLAELDRFCDAMIAIRCEIAKVASGAYDRADNPLRGAPHTADCLVADDWKHPYTRTEAAYPVPALREGKYWSPVRRIDQAYGDRNLVCSCPPLEAYED, from the coding sequence ATGACCGATCGGTCACCGCTTCGCGACCTGTCCGCACCGCCCTTCGCCACGCGGCACATCGGCCCCTCCGACGACGAGCAGGCGCGCATGCTGCAGGCCGTCGGCTACGCCTCCGTCGCCGACCTGGTCGCCGTCGCCGTGCCCGGCATGATCCGCGCCGAGGGCCCGCTGCACCTGCCCCTGGCGGCGAGCGAGACCGAGGCCATCGCCGAGCTGCGCGCCCTGGCCGCCCGCAACCGCGTGCTCACCACCATGATCGGCCTGGGCTACCACGACACGATCACCCCGGCCGTCATCCGGCGCAACCTGCTGGAGAACCCCGGCTGGTACACCGCCTACACCCCCTACCAGCCCGAGATCTCCCAGGGCCGCCTGGAGGCCCTGCTCAACTTCCAGACCGTGATCGCCGACCTCACCGGCCTGGACGTCGCCGGCGCCTCCCTGCTGGACGAGGCCACCGCCGCCGCCGAGGCGATGACGCTGGCCCGCCGCGCGGGCCGCGCCAAGAGCCCGGTGTTCGTCGTGGACGCCGACGCGCTCCCGCAGACCAAGGCCGTGCTCGCCACCCGCGCCGAGCCTCTCGGCATCGAGCTGGCCGAGGCCGACCTGTCCGAGGGGCTGCCCGAGGGCGAGCTGTTCGGCGTCCTGGTCCAGTACCCGGGCGCGAGCGGCCGGCTCAAGGACTTCCGCGCCCTGGCCGCGGAGGCGCACGCCCGCGGCGCGCTGGTGGTCGCCGCCGCCGACCTGCTGGCCCTCACCCTGGTGGAGTCGCCCGGCCTCCTCGGCGCCGACATCGCCGTGGGCTCCTCCCAGCGCTTCGGCGTCCCGCTCGGCTTCGGCGGCCCGCACGCCGCCTACATGTCCGTCCGCGAGGGCCTGCAGCGGCAGATGCCCGGACGCCTGGTCGGGGTCTCCCAGGACGCCGACGGCCGCCCCGCCTACCGCCTGGCCCTGCAGACCCGCGAGCAGCACATCCGCCGGGAGAAGGCCACCAGCAACATCTGCACCGCCCAGGTCCTGCTCGCCGTCATCGCCGGCATGTACGCCGTCTACCACGGCCCCGAGGGGCTCAGGCGCATCGCCCAGCGCGTCCACCGGCACGCGGCCGTCCTGGCCGCCGGGCTGCGCGGCGCGGGCGTCGAGGTCGTCCACGAGGCGTTCTTCGACACGGTGCTGGCCCGGGTGCCCGGCCGGGCCGGCGAGGTAGTGGCCGCCGCCCGCGCCCGCGGGATCAACCTGCGCCAGATGGACGCCGACCACGTGGGCGTCGCCTGCGACGAGACCACCACCGGCGGCCACCTGGCCGCGGTCTGGGAGGCCTTCGGCCTGGAGGGCGTCGTCCTGGAGGACGTGGACACCGCCGCCTCCGACGCGCTGCCCGCCGAGCTGCTGCGCTCCACCGAGTACCTGGCCCACCCGGTGTTCCGCGCGCACCGCTCCGAGACCGCGCTGCTGCGCTACCTGCGCCGGCTCCAGGACAAGGACATCGCGCTGGACCGGTCGATGATCCCGCTCGGCTCGTGCACGATGAAGCTCAACGCCACCACCGAGATGGAGCCGATCACCTGGCCCGAGCTGGCCGGCCTGCACCCCTACGCGCCCGCCGACCAGACCGAGGGCTACCTCGCGCTCATCGGCGACCTGGAGCGCTGGCTGGCCGAGGTCACCGGCTACGACGCGGTCTCGCTGCAGCCCAACGCCGGCTCCCAGGGCGAGTTCGCCGGCCTGCTGGCCATCCGCGCCTACCACCGCGACAACGGCGACCTCGAGCGCGACGTGTGCCTCATCCCGTCCTCGGCGCACGGCACCAACGCCGCCAGCGCCGTCATGGCCGGCATGCGGGTGGTCGTGGTGGCCTGCGACGACCAGGGCAACGTGGACCTCGCCGACCTCGACGCCAAGATCGGCAAGCACCGCGACCGGCTCGCCGCGATCATGGTGACCTACCCCTCCACGCACGGCGTGTACGAGGAGACGATCACCGCGATCTGCGCGCGCGTCCACGAGGCCGGCGGCCAGGTCTACGTCGACGGGGCCAACCTCAACGCCCTGGTCGGGCTGGCCAAGCCCGGCGAGTTCGGCGCCGACGTCTCCCACCTGAACCTGCACAAGACCTTCTGCATCCCGCACGGCGGCGGCGGCCCCGGCGTCGGCCCGGTCGCGGTGCGCGCCCACCTGGCGGCCTACCTGCCCGGCCACCCGCTGCGGGACGGCGGGCCGGTCGGGCCGGTCTCGGCGGCGCCGTACGGCTCGGCGGGCATCCTGCCCATCTCGTGGGCCTACGTGCGCATGATGGGCGGCGAGGGCCTCACGGCGGCCACAGAGCAGGCCATCCTGTCGGCCAACTACCTGGCGCGCCGGCTCGCTCCCCATTACCCGGTGCTCTACACCGGCCGCGAGGGCCTGGTGGCGCACGAGTGCATCGTGGACCTGCGCCAGATCACCAAGGAGACCGGCGTCACCGTCGACGACGTCGCCAAGCGCCTGATCGACTACGGCTTCCACGCGCCGACCATGTCCTTCCCGGTGGCGGGCACCCTGATGATCGAGCCCACCGAGAGCGAGGACCTGGCCGAGCTGGACCGCTTCTGCGACGCCATGATCGCGATCAGGTGCGAGATCGCCAAGGTGGCCTCCGGCGCCTACGACCGCGCCGACAACCCCCTGCGGGGCGCCCCGCACACCGCCGACTGCCTGGTGGCCGACGACTGGAAGCACCCCTACACGCGCACCGAGGCGGCCTACCCCGTCCCGGCGCTGCGCGAGGGCAAGTACTGGTCGCCGGTCCGCCGCATCGACCAGGCCTACGGCGACCGCAACCTGGTGTGCTCCTGCCCCCCGCTGGAGGCCTACGAGGACTGA
- a CDS encoding MerR family transcriptional regulator has protein sequence MAVSSGEGKTAGQHDPAQRRSARERAGEQGLLFDERPASLPADVGYRGPTACSAAGITYRQLDYWARTQLVEPSVRPAHGSGSQRLYSFRDILVLKVVKRLLDTGVSLQQIRTAVHHLRERGVNDLAQITLMSDGVSVYECTSADEVIDLLEGGQGVFGIALGGVWREVEGTLAELPGERVEPAATAEDHPGDELARRRKARRTG, from the coding sequence GTGGCGGTCAGCAGCGGCGAGGGAAAGACGGCCGGCCAGCACGATCCGGCCCAGCGCCGGTCGGCGCGGGAACGCGCGGGAGAGCAGGGCCTGCTGTTCGACGAGCGGCCGGCGTCGCTGCCCGCCGACGTGGGATACCGCGGCCCGACGGCCTGCTCGGCGGCCGGCATCACCTACCGGCAGCTCGACTACTGGGCCAGGACCCAGCTCGTCGAGCCGTCGGTGCGGCCGGCCCATGGCTCGGGCTCGCAGCGGCTCTACAGCTTCCGCGACATCCTCGTGCTCAAGGTGGTCAAGCGCCTCCTCGACACCGGGGTGTCGCTCCAGCAGATCCGCACCGCGGTCCACCACCTGCGCGAGCGCGGGGTCAACGACCTGGCGCAGATCACGCTGATGAGCGACGGCGTGAGCGTCTACGAGTGCACCTCGGCCGACGAGGTCATCGACCTGCTGGAAGGCGGCCAGGGCGTGTTCGGCATCGCCCTCGGCGGCGTCTGGCGCGAGGTCGAGGGCACCCTGGCGGAGCTGCCGGGGGAACGCGTGGAGCCGGCCGCCACCGCGGAGGACCACCCGGGTGACGAGCTGGCTCGGCGCAGGAAGGCCCGCAGGACGGGCTGA
- a CDS encoding bifunctional nuclease family protein: MLQMEVVGVRVEMPTNQPIVLLKEAKGERYLPIWIGMTEATAIALAQAEEPPPRPLTHDLFKDVIEALGVRLQAVNIVALRDGIFFADLVFSNGVEVSARPSDSIALALRTGTSIFASEDVVREAGVIIPDDQEDEVEKFREFLDTITPEDFGRAG, translated from the coding sequence GTGTTGCAGATGGAGGTCGTGGGGGTCCGCGTGGAGATGCCCACCAACCAGCCCATCGTCCTTCTGAAGGAGGCGAAGGGTGAGCGATATCTGCCGATCTGGATTGGCATGACCGAGGCCACGGCCATCGCGTTGGCACAGGCCGAGGAGCCGCCTCCGCGGCCGCTCACCCACGACTTGTTCAAGGACGTGATCGAAGCCCTCGGCGTGCGGTTGCAGGCGGTCAACATCGTGGCGCTGCGCGACGGGATCTTCTTCGCCGACCTGGTGTTCTCCAACGGGGTCGAGGTGAGCGCACGCCCCTCGGACTCGATCGCGCTCGCGCTGCGCACCGGCACGAGCATCTTCGCCAGCGAGGACGTGGTGCGCGAGGCCGGCGTCATCATCCCCGACGACCAGGAGGACGAGGTCGAGAAGTTCCGCGAGTTCCTGGACACGATCACCCCGGAGGACTTCGGCCGTGCGGGTTAG